From the genome of Spodoptera frugiperda isolate SF20-4 chromosome 7, AGI-APGP_CSIRO_Sfru_2.0, whole genome shotgun sequence:
TGATGGCGTCATACCTGGAAAAATTCATCATAATTGTTAGTTTTACACACAGGtgatattgaatttaatagataaaTTTTCTCATTACATCTTGGCTTTATTACACATAATATCTAATTTCTGTCTTATTGTTTGCCAAATATGAACAAATCCATCCGCCATTACCTATTATTAAGATATTTGGACGTAAGTCCAGACTACCAATCTCTATTATTTTGAGGAATAATTTTATAGGTATATGCCCAATTCTAACTGTCCACTCAGTACCctgagtttcctttacgttgaacgaaaacattacaaaaattcgGGCTGGCTGGCGTCTCGTTTTCATACAACGTAAAGCAATCtgatactaagggtactgaaaggGCCTTTTATGGTCTAAAATAATGAGCAGTCTTTATAGTCTTTgtaccaataaattaaaactaactaataatatacatacCAGCTTGTACAACAACAATAGCTCTATGGATATTTTCTTCCTGCATCCTAGTACAATATGTTTTGATAGTCTTGATTCCAATTTTAGGCTCATCCGGGAAGAACACAAACATCTGGTCTGTCGGGTCATCATTGTGGGCTACCAGTACAATCAAATCACTCCTAGCTGGTCGCTTCTCACtgtaatcaaaataatttaaaaactataaggcagataattcattttattcaaaatttttcATACAAGTTTAGTATAGCTAGGTAAGTTGGTGATAAAACCTCAATGGTGAAAAACTTTTTACACAATTTTGACTTGGccataaataaattagtcatGTCAACTGTCCGCTTGTCTGTTtggattaaaaattaataatgtcaAAAACATCCAATAGATTTGATTTGGATGTTAGATTCTTAGATAGAAAAATTCTATGCAAgaattttgtatgtgttttaatgtaaaaaaagatttgTATAAGTAGGATAATGCAAAATTCATAGTACCACAAATATGGAGGCTCTAGAccagaaaataaagaaatctttAGTTGAAAGAACAGTGTCAGAGACAACTAGACTTTATATTGGTAAGTGttgatgaaaaaatatgtttcatgtTAGTCATCATCAACATATCAGTCAATAGCTCACAAGCCATCTGCATTGTGTGGTATGTTGGATATAAGACTGTTAGATCAGTAGGTTGGAAGCCACCTTCATCCAGAGGTTCCCTGCAACCTTTATTAGGCCGTCTGGcctgtatgtattttatttcattcatgtcCTGTATGTCATGTATGTCATTCATGTCCTGTGTCCATTcctgtatgtatattatttcattCAGGCCAGACgatagtaaaaaataacatgaaaatatgtttgtacCTTGGTTTGTCACCAAATTGCTCTTTGAACTGCTCCAGCGTTTGATCCAATTCATCTTGCGTTACTAAGTATCCACGGTCGTGGCATAACtggaattaaaaattaaaaagttgattACTTCTCTAGAagaaataggtactttaaaaaaCAGCGATATCATAACTTATGTACCCTAATGCTCTTATAACATACATAAGCAAAGTTTTTATACATAAGGTGTTCATTTTTAACTTTCCCCGATCAACAAATACGATAATAATCAGTGTTTTaaaagtttctatacaaaacatAACCTCACTTACCTGCATTACTGTTTTACGGATCCGCCAAAGCTTGTATGTTTCTGCATCGTCATCCATGgtagcaaattaaataatacgatTATTTTAGTCCCAGTAATTCACTTAAATGTATGGTTTTATTCAGATAAATTTTATACAAGACGACACACAAACATGAGCAAACAAGTGTCGATTGTTAGTGATGTACTTCGTTGTTTATTGTTCGTTAGTTGATAGTATAGTTTAGTTAGACACCACTACCTTTAATcgactatttttaattaactttggaAACAATATTCAGAAAACCGAGAGAAAACAgtacaaaattttgttattttgtagaaAGTAAGAGCAAGTTGAGTACAGTAAATGAAATGTtagaatgatttattattttaaggataaaatcattttgtttttcaggGTTTGTTAGTTTTTGAACTAATTGTCTATGTTTTGGTATTATAGTCTGTAGTAAAGTGATAGTATCATAGAGTAGGACGATTGACGATTGTAGATTTCAGTGAAGTTTCGTTTCACTAGGTATTTCATTGAGATTACAGATTTCCCTTTTTGTTGAATGTTATCTTGATAACAACAAAAACTAACGAAAATGGCTGGAATTAAGGGTACGTTAAAAcaagtgaaattaaaaaatgatcCACATTAATATATTAAGTAACCAGATTGCTAAATAATGACATCTTTGTGGATTGAATGACTcatgttatttacaaataaattttgttaaatCTTAATATTGTAGTTGTTtaacgttatatttttttctttttcatgtaCTTTTCATCTTTGCGATGGTTCAGGGTAAGTTTTTATCCGTAATTCTGGTCTAGATAGCTGTTTTAtatcaagaaaataaatgtttttctcaGCACTTTGCTGTTATTgaccttatatatttttttcgtattaagTTCGTCATAATTTGATAATTCAGTTATCAACAAAAGATTCTGTAATAGCTTAATAAGTCCATTGTGTAGGACATTCATTTAAATTGATGTAATGATTATTTCTGTTGTGATGAAGTCACTAGTTTGAAAATGAtgagtttatttataatacatttaattattacttattatgttttaattatcatttgaaattgaaattaatataataagaaatcCTTTGTGTTACCTAAGCACCATCCTCTATGCtttgttgataaataaataaaacttattttgaaAACCAACTAGATTTCATGATTGTCTATGTAATACCTTTCCAATTAGCACAAGaatcaactttatttttgtaagtatttttttttttcttaattcaaCATGAAAATTCATTTTTTCTATTGCAGTTTGGTGTCTCTGGCCTTTGCTGGTTCCATTGGTATGACATTTGTTATTCTCGCCTGTGCCTTACCACAATACAAGTAAgtattggtttattttaatgtattttactgCAGGGAACAATAAATGGTTAGAATACTTGATATTGCAGTTAATATGTGTATTGTGTGCAATGTTTACATCTCTGATCTAGATTATAGTGATTTTAAAAGATTACAGGGATGTAAAACTATTGTCCCACTGCAAAGATGCAAAATCAAGAAAAATTCTTTGAATTTTTGCTCAATATTATTGTCAGCAGTTTCATATTTCACTTTTATGTTGGAGTAGATAGGAAATACTTATTGAAcgtaattttatatataatatgtatttgttaaaGTGGTGGtatatttacagaaatataagtatattaccatttattttaatttcataaaaaaacattttaatcagcTGTTTAAACATAAACACTAGTTATCTTCGTAAAAGAGGAAAATCTGACTCAATAACATTGTTACTTTGTGTGTGTGCAAATTGCTTTAATCAGCATACAATAGGTGCAGTTCATTGCAACTAAACATCCTTTTGTTGACTGTTTGATAGATATGCACAAATGTGTGTCTGACATGTTGATATTTCGTCAGTATTTAACTCAAAttgtgaaattaatataatattatgactaaGGATAATATTTTGATGACTTCCGGTCAAAAGATATGATAATGATACATGTACATATTTGGAATCAACAAATTTGGAATGATGTGTATAACTCAATatggcaaaaaaaaaaaaaaatagcctcCCTCTTGGTTGGAAGGAATCGATTTGCAGTTAACTCAATTTTACAGCTGATTGAATCTATGacagtaatttattatcattcATCTTAGACAGTCGAAGGTTTTTggattcaatatttaattacacattACTAGCAAACCCCACAAGATCCGTTTGGCCACCAAAgactttccctgttttcctgcttttcttttgatttttttcctaaattttctttgctataaacctcacggagcccgagacctttccagcgaatgcaaaaccgtggaaatcgggtCGTGCGCTCTGAAGTTATAGTGTCCGGAAGGAAAgcccaatttatttttatattataaattaatattattttcttgtttcatCAGACTATGGTGGCCGTTCTTCGTGGTCCTGTTTTACATCTTGTGCCCCATACCAACAATGATTGCGCGCCGCCACACAGACAGCGCTGGAGGTAACTCTCCATGCATGGAGACTGCAGTCTTCATCACCATGGGTTTCCTCGTCAGCTCCTTTGCGCTTCCTATAGTACTGGCTCGCGCTGGAGTGGTatgtatcatttatttaaattcttcttGTAGGCAGACTTATTTTAGTTCTAAGTAGATTCATTGAAATTAACTTTAATGCGGAAAAGGAAGATACAATTGTTTTACAATGAGGTAATCAGCAAAGCTATTTATACAAAGCCATTTCCTATGaagaaatttaataacaaattccGTATTTAATCTCAGTAATTTTATAGTCATATAATTATTTGAGTTTGAAGCTTATCTCAGGATAGAAGTTTCTGTTTTAACATCGACTTTTTAGGAATAGTATGAGTCAGTACAGTACCCTATATCTGTATAGAGCAGGAGACAAATCCATTTCTATATTTGATggtaataaatgttaattacatTACAGATTGCACTGGGAGCCTGCTACCTAACACTGGCAGGCAATGTCATAGTATACCTCACTATTCTCGGTTTCTTCACCATCTTTGACATGGACGACTCTGACTACACGATGTGGTGAGAAATCTAAATGTTGTTGCAACTTCAATGGACGATCTTAggcaaataatatattgtatcgTAAGATAAAAGTTGTGGTTTTGTTTATGGTTAAGTCTGATAATGATACTGATAGTGTAACACTGAAGGTGGTCTATGAAAAACGATGTtaacaattctttttttaaatttatgaatttcGAAGTTAAGGAACATCTGTTATTGCTGTCCAGTATTTGGAGTAGTTTATGTActcatagaaatatatttaaattatcttttgaATGGTTACGGTGACAGCTCATAGCtgcaattattaattttaggtTTAACGATTCCATTATTATATTGGTTTAACACTTTGTgatgtagatattttattacgattaacagctttatattaaaatgtttgtttacttagTTGTAACAATTaacaactttaaattattttgttcattaaaattacCATTTGCAGTTAAGAACTATCACCTCTTTGTTTGGAGTActgatattaaatataattatacacacTTGTATCCGTTAAAACAATCAACatactttatttgattttttataataatataacatgttACTCaagtatttaacaaataatattctatttgttACTATTTAAACTTGGATTAAGAGAAATTATAGTGTAAGAAATAAttggagatatttttttaataccaaaTAGAAATTCAGAACGACAAACTAACAATATTGTATACTTTTGAAATGAGCTTTTATcttgaatataaaaacaatctaAATATTGCTTCCTAGTGTTGTTTAGGTgcaatgaaataattttatttacagctGAATAAACATTGGTTGTagtatttcttctttttttttttgtaaatgaatgAAACAGTGGAGTGAGATAATAATGTTTGccatgtaattaaaataactttttaaaactacagAATATTGTATGAATTGTCTATCTTATCTATCCATAGAATTACGCAACTTTTGAGGCATATTTAAAAGACTGGCTATTTATTTTCATGGAAAACTTCCTAATTTGGTTCAATGCATCATCTAATTGCATTTAAGCCATTTTCttctagtctttttttttaatattctactGGCCCTAATCTCCTAAAAAGGTTGCGTACTTCTGGATCGGGGTGGTAaacattttactgttttttttttattggcaaCATTTCATATAACAAGTCGCTATTTATAAAGATTTGTAATCTATACgagacaaaattatgtattttgttgcaATGCTTCACTCCAAGGCTGAGTAAAGTGTAACGCAATGCATTGCGTATTTCGCTAACTTTAGaaattactatttattgtaatttatattgaCGCGTGATGAAAAGTGCAACAACATACTAAAATCATTCCACTGTGACTACATCAAAAATGAATAGGAACTTGGCAACTAAATGCTTGAACAATACAATGGTTGAAGCTCTTATAGAAAATGTGAAAAATCGATTTCAAATTGTAATGttcaaaaatgtaacttgtaacGATTACATTCCTGTAATGTAAATTGTGTAAATATAGCCTTAGAATCAggtcacaataaaaatatcagctgcttttttatgtttgtttcattaaaaatgttcttCCAATAtcacaaaatgtttttatttcagacATAGGGTTCCGATTGCATAATGTCGGTTAAATGGGTAAGAAGGGAATTCGTAACGtgtttttaacattaaaatcaaCATCAGAGAACAATTATAAATTTAAGctacatatataatacatattatattattttattagatgccttttttgagggggaaatcatccaatgacttctcccgccttgggtgaggcgggagggagtgtcagactcttactgacaaaaaaccaccccgttccttctcctgctttgagccggagccccagtaaccttttacgttgtccgctgCTCTGGAATTTATTAGATGCCTAACGTACCTATCCGAGAACCGAGAAGTATCAGAATGTTACTGGGgggaataataattttattatgagtcCATAGACTCCTTGATCTTTAACTGACCCCAGATTTTAAACGCTAGGTAgttgaaaaacaatatttatgaaaataaaaaaccaacttcaaaaacCATACTACCTACTGACATTTTATTCAGTACTTACTCACTACAGCCACTGAAGTTAAAGTCGGTGCCTCAAATCCTAACTAAACtatttaagaaattaatttagataggtGCATCTAGTAccgataattaatattttgttatgagcTTGTGGTACCGACTTCTTAACTTTTAGTGGGTGTCGTGGGTAGACTCAGTAGAAAGCTCTTAAACGTCACACACTTAAGCACGTCATAATTTGCCCAGGCCCGACCGCCCAAATTGTAACGAAGAAgactcctttttgggaagtcggttaattattatttggtcACATTTGAAAACAACGACTGAAAAaccacaaaatacaaaaaaaaatatgtgctaaaaaattatgataaactttattttaataaacgtaATATTGAAAATGTCTTCTATAGGGtcgattttattttgattattttaaaatcagataattatctatctaaaaactaaataaaaaataatttaatagattaTCTGTAACGACTTCATACCGTGAAACGGAACGTAGATTAATCATCTTCCGCTGATTTGACGTTTTACACACGTCAAAATTCGTGGACCCACTGTGATTGTACCGCACCCACTAAAGTTTTCCTTAAAATTTTGCTGTAATTTGAAATAGAACAGTATTTAGTGAAATTAGAAATATGGGTGATCATCTACCAGCTTGTGTCATCGATGTCGGGACGGGTTACACGAAGCTGGGCTTTGCCGGCAACAAGGAACCGCAGTTTATCATTCCGTCAGCCATAGCGATAAAAGAAACTGCTAAAGTTGGCGATCAAAGCACTCGGCGTATGACTAAGGCAGTAGAGGACCTAGATTTCTTCATCGGCGATGAAGCGTTTGACGCTACTGGGTACTCTGTGAAGTATCCTGTACGCCACGGTCTAGTTGAAGATTGGGATCTAATGGAGCGTTACATTGAACAGTGTATCTTCAAATACCTGAGAGCGGAACCTGAAGATCACCATTTCTTGCTAACTGAGCCTCCACTAAACACGCCTGAGAACAGGGAGTACCTAGCAGAGATTATGTTTGAGTCATTCAATGTGCCTGGTCTGTACATCGCCGTGCAGGCTGTGTTAGCTCTTGCTGCGTCCTGGAAGTCTCGTACATCCGCGGAACGTACGTTCACAGGCATTGTAGTGGACAGTGGTGATGGTGTCACCCATATTGTACCTGTAGCTGAAGGGTACGTCATTGGATCCTGTATCAAACACATCCCCATTGCTGGTCGCAACATTACCTCGTTTATTCAATCTCTACTTCGTGAACGTGAAGTAGGCATCCCACCAGAACAAAGCTTAGAGACTGCTAAAGCAATTAAGGAGAGATACAGTTACATCTGTCCAGACATAGCAAAGGAGTTTGCCAAATATGATGCAGACCCTGGTAAATGGATGAAGAACTACACTGGTATCAATGCTATCACTAAGAACCCATTCTCTGTTGATGTTGGTTATGAGAGGTTCTTGGGCCCGGAGATATTCTTCCACCCTGAGTTCTCCAATGCTGATTTCACTGTGCCTCTAAATGAGATGGTAGATGAAGTCATTCAGTCATGCCCCATTGATGTGAGGAGAGGGTTGTATGGCAACATTGTGTTGTCTGGTGGGTCGACCATGTTCAGGGACTTTGGTAGGAGACTGCAGCGAGACATCAAGAGGACTGTTGATGCAAGACTGAAGCTGTCTACCACACTGTCAGAAGGACGTATTACTCCAAAGCCTGTTGATGTGCAAGTTATATCACACAATATGCAGCGCTATGCTGTGTGGTTCGGAGGCAGTATGTTGGGCTCTACTCCGGAGTTCTACCAAGTGTGCCACACTAAGCAGGCGTACATGGAGTACGGCCCCAGCATCTGCAGGCACAACCCAGTATTCGGCACCATGACATAAatgtatattgtaattaattgcCAGTATTCAGTCAATATGAATGTTGACTATTTTTAAGCaattatgaatttataattttaagattattttacttaaagaGACTTATTAAGTATGCCTATTTTATAAGTGTAACTAAATAATAGCTACATGAAATATTGGAGCATGGTATTTGTAAAGAACTTTTAATTCCATCATTATGTTTATgattatattcaaatattcaatttatgtaaaatgtaatgtCTTAGCTGGATTTTATTAAGAGGCATTTAATATTGCATTCCAGCTTTTTACCAAATATAGAGTCTTGATATAAgttcattgatttattttgttgtggatCCCTGCCCTATGTAATAATTATGCATAATGTGATAAAACTATCATGTGTACCATGATAGTTAGTGAATTATAGGTGTAATACAGAAAATCCTATTAACTACCTATATtgggtataaaattaaataagaatgtATTTTATCTATATAGGATGAAACATACTAAAATGCTATGATATCCCAACCATTACCTCATTCCTTATCTTTTCCTTCAGTGTCAATAGTTCACACCTGATGTAACAGATGGCGCTGTTCATAAAAAGGTTTCATCTTTATGTCCAgtggtttaaaattgttagcatttttcataacatttttgATGCCCGGTGTATGGTATTTGGCTTGCCCATTCGTTATGATGTTACGTTGTATAAAAACCCGCTCTTAAATGTAAGAAACACTTCTGAAATCCGCATCAAATAGGTTTAGCCAATTGCGAGTAATCgcggacaaacatacacacaggtGAAACTGAGGCAAGTTGGTTAAAAAGACGCCaattaataaaactgtttttttttttttgaggtggagaATCATCCAGTGACCTCTCCCGTCTAGGctaaaggaagtgtcagactggCAAAAAAGCACCCCATTCCTACGTCTGCTCTTCgggccggagtcccggtaacccgctaagtagccCGGGTACAGCGTTTCAAATTTCGCAATTTTGAGTCAATTTTATCACATCGACATGTTGAGGAGAATTGCTATAGAAGCTTTGCAAAGTTCTTCAGTTACATAGGAAGAGACATTCACTTAATTATGATACACACTAGGCAGATAGTACTAGTTCATAAACTGAAAGAGGGCTGAATGAGGAGTGTTGCTCTTTTCATAGTTTTCATTAGTCGTCGCTAATTAAAGTAGGATCTGTCTCGTAACTTGTAAGCAGATAATTTTACAGGATTGGAATAGGAAAGGGttgtcattaaaattttatttttcgtatGTCCTGTACAGGTTCATCAGGCAGGTTCTTGAGTACCTACTTTGCATCGTAAGAAGGTAGGTATctatatcatttatttacataattgatGTGGATAGGTTAGGTACGTTATCGGTCGTCGGCTGATGTttttatctacatattatatccTATATCTACATAAAAAGAGCACATTAACACGTTGCTCTGCAGATCTCCCATCTGAGTCACATCAAGTCCCATTTAGGTAATGATGGACGAACATAATGATGCATTTTTCAACCAACCTCAGCTAATCGAACCCGAGTTATATTTACCTACCGTGTGCCATTATTAGATCAATGAATTACACTTTTACATAAAACTAGCAACCCTACCCAATATATCCGGTTGGCAACACCAGGTGGTACGCAAGCTGCAACTCGTTTTTACAAAGCACGCTCTCTAATTAGTGTGGTACCGACTCGGTCACACTCGTAGTCATAGGTACCTAGCTACACTGTAAGCTTACGCGGCTGCCACAAAAGAGCCAATTTCCAAACGGATCCCTG
Proteins encoded in this window:
- the LOC118266076 gene encoding DNA-directed RNA polymerases I, II, and III subunit RPABC1, producing MDDDAETYKLWRIRKTVMQLCHDRGYLVTQDELDQTLEQFKEQFGDKPSEKRPARSDLIVLVAHNDDPTDQMFVFFPDEPKIGIKTIKTYCTRMQEENIHRAIVVVQAGMTPSAKQSLVDMAPKYILEQFLESELLINITEHELVPEHIVLTPDEKAELLTRYKLKENMLMRIQAGDPVARYFGLKRGQVVKIIRSSETAGRYISYRLVC
- the LOC118266077 gene encoding leptin receptor gene-related protein isoform X1, translated to MEALDQKIKKSLVERTVSETTRLYIGLVSLAFAGSIGMTFVILACALPQYKLWWPFFVVLFYILCPIPTMIARRHTDSAGGNSPCMETAVFITMGFLVSSFALPIVLARAGVIALGACYLTLAGNVIVYLTILGFFTIFDMDDSDYTMW
- the LOC118266077 gene encoding leptin receptor gene-related protein isoform X2, producing the protein MAGIKGLVSLAFAGSIGMTFVILACALPQYKLWWPFFVVLFYILCPIPTMIARRHTDSAGGNSPCMETAVFITMGFLVSSFALPIVLARAGVIALGACYLTLAGNVIVYLTILGFFTIFDMDDSDYTMW
- the LOC118266172 gene encoding actin-related protein 3, with amino-acid sequence MGDHLPACVIDVGTGYTKLGFAGNKEPQFIIPSAIAIKETAKVGDQSTRRMTKAVEDLDFFIGDEAFDATGYSVKYPVRHGLVEDWDLMERYIEQCIFKYLRAEPEDHHFLLTEPPLNTPENREYLAEIMFESFNVPGLYIAVQAVLALAASWKSRTSAERTFTGIVVDSGDGVTHIVPVAEGYVIGSCIKHIPIAGRNITSFIQSLLREREVGIPPEQSLETAKAIKERYSYICPDIAKEFAKYDADPGKWMKNYTGINAITKNPFSVDVGYERFLGPEIFFHPEFSNADFTVPLNEMVDEVIQSCPIDVRRGLYGNIVLSGGSTMFRDFGRRLQRDIKRTVDARLKLSTTLSEGRITPKPVDVQVISHNMQRYAVWFGGSMLGSTPEFYQVCHTKQAYMEYGPSICRHNPVFGTMT